The Ornithodoros turicata isolate Travis chromosome 7, ASM3712646v1, whole genome shotgun sequence genome includes a region encoding these proteins:
- the LOC135400880 gene encoding kielin/chordin-like protein gives MKTLFTVLLVFIVWHPGSLNGARHSFRSSYGGKAYGSIRKEGNDRNTLSVTDQSSCTFEGKLFRHGSNISRSDPCERCFCFRGEVLCWNIQCPDHKPRDNCRAVSLKWTCCPIYECESAGAVSTEKPPDRWSPFTKATDNEDKKNVDCEVDGDTYRPGQVIPSASGACLECRCGDVAQIQCTPKPCRYTVPLIVPGASAQPVRITPNPFRRSLF, from the exons ATGAAGACATTGTTCACCGTTCTGCTAGTGTTCATCGTCTGGCATCCCGGTTCCTTAAACG GGGCTCGACATAGCTTTCGGTCCAGTTACGGTGGCAAAGCCTACGGATCCATTCGAAAAGAAGGCAACG ACAGGAACACGCTATCTGTGACGGACCAGTCGTCATGCACCTTCGAGGGCAAACTTTTCCGCCATGGCAGCAATATTTCCAGAAGCGACCCCTGCGAGAGATGTTTCTGTTTCCGTGGAGAAGTGCTTTGCTGGAACATTCAGTGTCCCGATCACAAGCCTCGAGACAATTGCAGGGCGGTGTCTCTCAAGTGGACATGCTGTCCAATTTATGAATGTG AGTCGGCCGGCGCTGTGTCAACGGAGAAGCCTCCTGATCGATGGTCTCCCTTTACAAAGGCTACGGATAACGAAGATAAAAAGAATGTTG ATTGCGAAGTGGACGGAGACACGTACCGACCAGGACAGGTCATTCCTTCGGCGTCCGGAGCATGCCTGGAGTGTCGCTGTGGGGATGTAGCGCAAATACAGTGTACCCCTAAGCCTTGTCGTTACACCGTCCCATTAATTGTGCCAGGAGCCTCTGCCCAGCCAGTGCGAATCACTCCAAACCCTTTCCGGAGAAGTCTCTTCTGA